In Triticum urartu cultivar G1812 chromosome 6, Tu2.1, whole genome shotgun sequence, the following proteins share a genomic window:
- the LOC125513430 gene encoding BTB/POZ and MATH domain-containing protein 1-like, with protein MPASSAKAVLETAASTSTCTPETVQRKHVFDIRGYSQHKLLGPNVYISSGAFAVGGFDWNIRYYPGGYLKPKYVSVYLELLSAGARVRASCDLTVVGQRPGSPSLVSRTPPMLFTSDLSRFAPSTSKFVKRSKLESPSWGLVHGDRLVIECVVTVFMYPTVVTRAAAPDVGDPPSDLHRDLARMYESQAGADVGFLVGGQGFRAHRTVLAMRAPAFMAGVVRGGGLGFSGGCVDINDMQPEAFDALLYYIYMDSLPAAIRDVDGDRKRELVMDLLAAADRYDIQRLKLICETALSKTLEANTVVTTLTLAEKHHCQRLRQACVQFIASSVDQIK; from the coding sequence ATGCCGGCGTCGAGCGCAAAGGCGGTGCTGGAGACGGCGGCGTCGACGTCGACGTGCACCCCGGAGACGGTGCAGCGCAAGCACGTGTTCGACATCCGCGGGTACAGCCAGCACAAGCTCCTCGGCCCCAACGTGTACATCAGCTCGGGCGCCTTCGCCGTCGGCGGCTTCGACTGGAACATCCGCTACTACCCCGGCGGGTACCTGAAGCCCAAGTACGTGTCCGTCTACCTGGAGCTCCTGAGCGCCGGCGCCCGCGTGCGCGCGTCCTGCGACCTGACCGTCGTCGGCCAGCGCCCCGGCTCGCCCTCCCTGGTGTCGCGGACCCCGCCCATGCTCTTCACCTCCGACCTCAGCAGGTTCGCGCCCAGCACCAGCAAGTTCGTCAAGAGGAGCAAGCTGGAGTCGCCGTCGTGGGGGCTCGTCCACGGTGACCGCCTCGTCATCGAGTGCGTGGTCACCGTCTTCATGTACCCGACCGTGGTCACCCGGGCGGCCGCGCCGGACGTGGGGGACCCGCCCTCGGACCTGCACCGCGACCTCGCCAGGATGTACGAGTCCCAGGCCGGGGCGGACGTCGGCTTCCTCGTCGGAGGGCAGGGCTTCCGCGCCCACCGCACCGTGCTGGCCATGAGGGCGCCGGCGTTCATGGCGGGCGTCGTGCGTGGCGGCGGGCTGGGGTTCTCTGGCGGGTGCGTCGACATCAACGACATGCAGCCTGAGGCCTTCGACGCTCTCCTCTACTACATCTACATGGATTCGCTCCCTGCCGCCATACGCGACGTGGACGGAGACCGTAAGAGGGAGCTTGTCATGGATCTGCTTGCGGCTGCGGACCGGTACGATATTCAAAGGTTGAAGCTAATATGTGAAACCGCCCTCTCCAAGACCCTTGAGGCCAATACCGTGGTGACCACGTTGACTTTAGCAGAGAAGCATCACTGCCAGAGGCTCCGTCAGGCTTGTGTTCAATTCATAGCTTCTTCTGTAGATCAAATCAAGTGA